Proteins encoded by one window of Colletes latitarsis isolate SP2378_abdomen chromosome 5, iyColLati1, whole genome shotgun sequence:
- the LOC143341694 gene encoding E3 ubiquitin-protein ligase MARCHF8 produces MPVHQINVNPPDWQPPLSLGPSNNNSPATGEGLPEWTPRESTYATVVTIIPDHCHSSVSTLSSSNHDICRICHCEGEEGAPLFAPCYCSGSLRYVHQACLQQWIKASDTRACELCKFTFIMHAKTKPFCEWEKLEMSALDVRKLWCAVAFHAVAALCVAWSLYVLVERSVEEARRGFVDWSFWTKLIVVVIGSTGGLVFMYIQCKAYITLCRKWRAFNRVIFIQNAPEKVVLPPSPTDSLREVTLPLKDPTASMPELNHTLLPRNIDPPCASQMVKPDSAAPPQRHDAQLKLYVFDKLSSSEDNL; encoded by the exons ATGCCGGTTCATCAGATCAATGTTAATCCGCCTGACTGGCAACCACCTCTGTCTCTTGGTCCTTCCAATAACAATAGCCCTGCTACTGGTGAAGGTTTACCAGAATGGACACCAAGG GAATCAACATATGCAACAGTAGTTACGATTATACCGGATCATTGTCACTCATCTGTGAGCACACTGTCTTCAAGCAATCATGATATTTGCAG AATATGCCATTGTGAAGGTGAAGAAGGTGCTCCTCTTTTCGCACCTTGTTATTGCAGTGGCAGTTTACGCTATGTACATCAGGCTTGCCTTCAGCAATGGATAAAAGCTTCAGACACACGTGCTTGTGAATTATGTAAATTCACATTTATTATGCATGCCAAAACAAAACCATTTTGCGAG TGGGAAAAACTTGAAATGTCAGCCCTAGACGTTCGTAAACTATGGTGTGCAGTTGCTTTCCATGCAGTAGCTGCACTTTGTGTGGCTTGGTCTTTATATGTACTTGTAGAACGATCTGTGGAAGAAGCGAGACGTGGATTTGTGGACTGGTCTTTCTGGACTAAGCTAATAGTTGTTGTAATTGGCTCTACTGGAGGCTTAGTTTTTATGTACATCCAGTGCAAAGCATACATTACACTATGCAGAAAATGGCGAGCATTTAACAG agtaatatttattcaaaatgcTCCTGAGAAAGTGGTGCTGCCTCCCTCACCTACAGATTCTTTGAGAGAAGTAACGTTACCTCTAAAGGATCCAACTGCCTCGATGCCCGAGCTCAATCATACCTTATTACCCCGTAACATAGATCCTCCATGTGCCTCGCAGATGGTAAAACCAGATTCTGCCGCGCCTCCACAAAGGCACGACGCTCAATTGAAACTTTATGTATTTGATAAATTGTCCTCATCGGAAGACAACTTGTAA
- the Hel25e gene encoding ATP-dependent RNA helicase 25E, whose product MADNDDLLDYEDEEQTEQVVDGSGDIPSKKEVKGTYVSIHSSGFRDFLLKPEILRAIVDCGFEHPSEVQHECIPQAVLGMDILCQAKSGMGKTAVFVLATLQQLELTENQVYVLVMCHTRELAFQISKEYERFSKYMPHVKVGVFFGGLPIQKDEEVLKNTCPHIVVGTPGRILALVRNKKLNLKHLKHFILDECDKMLELLDMRRDVQEIFRNTPHGKQVMMFSATLSKEIRPVCKKFMQDPMEVYVDDEAKLTLHGLQQHYVKLKENEKNKKLFELLDVLEFNQVVIFVKSVQRCMALAQLLTEQNFPAIGIHRGMTQEERLSRYQQFKDFQKRILVATNLFGRGMDIERVNIVFNYDMPEDSDTYLHRVARAGRFGTKGLAITLVSDESDAKILNDVQERFDVNITELPDEIDLASYIEGR is encoded by the exons atggcGGATAATGATGATCTTTTGGATTATGAAGATGAGGAACAGACTGAGCAAGTAGTTGATGGTAGTGGAGATATACCTTCCAAAAAAGAAGTCAAAGGCACATATGTATCTATCCACAGTAGTGGGTTTAGAGATTTTCTTTTGAAACCTGAAATATTACGTGCAATTGTTGATTGTGGTTTTGAGCATCCATCTGAAG tACAACATGAATGTATTCCTCAAGCAGTGCTTGGCATGGATATATTATGTCAAGCAAAGTCTGGTATGGGAAAAACAGCTGTATTTGTGTTAGCGACTCTACAACAATTAGAATTAACAGAAAACCAAGTTTACGTTCTTGTCATGTGTCACACGCGAGAACTTGCTTTTCAAATTAGCAAAGAATATGAAAGATTTAGCAAGTATATGCCTCATGTGAAG GTTGGAGTCTTTTTTGGTGGCTTGCCAATTCAGAAAGATGAAGAAGTTCTGAAAAACACATGTCCTCATATCGTTGTGGGCACGCCAGGTCGTATTCTTGCTCTTGTacggaataaaaaattaaacctGAAGCACCTGAAACATTTTATACTCGACGAGTGCGATAAAATGCTTGAATTACTAG acATGCGTAGGGATGTGCAGGAAATATTTAGAAACACTCCACACGGCAAGCAAGTCATGATGTTCagcgctacgttatccaaggagATACGTCCTGTCTGCAAAAAATTTATGCAAGAT CCCATGGAAGTCTATGTGGATGATGAAGCGAAACTCACATTGCATGGTCTACAACAGCATTATGTCAAACTTAAGGAGAATGAAAAGAATAAGAAGCTATTTGAATTACTTGATGTTCttgaattcaaccag gttgTTATCTTCGTGAAATCTGTACAAAGGTGTATGGCTTTGGCACAACTTCTAACCGAACAAAATTTTCCTGCTATCGGAATACATAGAGGCATGACCCAAGAAGAACGATTATCAAGATATCAACAATTCAAAGATTTTCAAAAG CGTATACTTGTAGCTACAAATTTGTTTGGCCGTGGCATGGATATCGAACGTGTAAACATAGTATTTAATTATGATATGCCAGAAGATTCTGATACATATCTCCATCGAGTAGCTAGAGCTGGCCGTTTCGGTACTAAG GGTCTTGCAATTACATTAGTAAGTGACGAAAGTGATGCAAAGATACTGAATGATGTCCAGGAAAGATTTGATGTTAATATTACAGAATTACCAGATGAAATAGATTTGGCTTCATACA TTGAAGGACGATAA